The Desulfuromonas versatilis genome has a segment encoding these proteins:
- the nuoK gene encoding NADH-quinone oxidoreductase subunit NuoK, with protein MIVPLSHVLAFAGAMFFMGLACVLTRRNLIMILIGVEIMINGAGLALVGGSAFWQQVDGQVLVILLMALTSAEVSISLAMVVYLQRSRGTLNANRFKEMSG; from the coding sequence ATGATCGTGCCGCTCTCCCACGTGCTGGCCTTCGCCGGCGCCATGTTCTTCATGGGCCTGGCCTGCGTGCTCACCCGCCGCAACCTGATCATGATCCTGATCGGCGTCGAGATCATGATCAACGGCGCCGGGCTGGCGCTGGTCGGCGGCTCGGCCTTCTGGCAGCAGGTGGACGGGCAGGTGCTGGTCATCCTGCTGATGGCGCTGACCTCCGCCGAGGTCTCCATCTCGCTGGCGATGGTCGTTTACCTGCAGCGCAGCCGGGGAACCCTCAACGCCAACCGCTTCAAGGAGATGAGTGGCTGA
- a CDS encoding NADH-quinone oxidoreductase subunit J family protein, with product MATILFYILGCTALAATLLCITRRNPVHAVVYLVNALFALALLFYMLGAPLVAAWEVIIYAGAIMVLFLFIIMMLELAPTEESPGPGWLRWGPVLLLSLVLISCSVLLMVVDTQSGGGVPSYYASPRTFGYALFKQYALAVEIVSFQLLFAAVGAFYVGKADWGKRKQKGGRP from the coding sequence ATGGCAACCATCCTTTTCTACATCCTCGGCTGCACCGCCCTGGCGGCGACCCTGCTGTGCATTACCCGGCGCAACCCGGTGCACGCGGTGGTCTACCTGGTCAACGCCCTGTTCGCCCTGGCGCTGCTGTTCTACATGCTCGGGGCGCCGCTGGTGGCGGCCTGGGAGGTGATCATCTACGCCGGCGCGATCATGGTGCTGTTTCTGTTCATCATCATGATGCTCGAGCTCGCCCCGACCGAGGAGAGCCCGGGGCCCGGCTGGCTGCGCTGGGGGCCGGTGCTGCTGCTCTCGCTGGTGCTGATCAGCTGCTCGGTGCTGCTGATGGTGGTCGACACCCAGAGCGGCGGCGGGGTGCCCAGCTACTACGCCTCGCCGCGCACCTTCGGCTACGCCCTGTTCAAGCAGTACGCCCTGGCCGTGGAGATCGTCTCGTTCCAGCTGCTGTTCGCCGCGGTGGGCGCCTTCTACGTCGGCAAGGCCGACTGGGGCAAACGCAAGCAGAAAGGGGGCCGCCCATGA
- the nuoI gene encoding NADH-quinone oxidoreductase subunit NuoI, which translates to MNLWRDIKGTVRPFWITLRYMFKKPVTIQYPEQKRTPSPRYRARIVLTRDPRGEERCVACYLCSAACPVDCISMQAAEREDGRRYAAWFRINFTRCIFCGLCAEACPTLAIQMSPDYEICNRDPMKLVYEKEDLLIADGGKDNEYDFYQHAGIGVANPRGGNEDEYGPVDIKSNLP; encoded by the coding sequence ATGAATTTATGGCGTGACATAAAAGGCACCGTCCGGCCCTTCTGGATCACCCTGCGCTACATGTTCAAAAAGCCGGTGACCATCCAGTACCCGGAGCAGAAGCGCACCCCCTCCCCGCGCTACCGGGCCCGCATCGTGCTGACCCGCGACCCCAGGGGCGAGGAGCGCTGCGTCGCCTGCTACCTGTGCAGCGCCGCCTGCCCGGTGGACTGCATCTCCATGCAGGCCGCCGAGCGCGAGGACGGCCGCCGCTACGCCGCCTGGTTCCGCATCAACTTCACCCGCTGCATCTTCTGCGGGCTCTGCGCCGAGGCCTGCCCGACCCTGGCGATCCAGATGAGCCCCGACTACGAGATCTGCAACCGCGACCCGATGAAGCTGGTCTACGAGAAAGAGGACCTGCTCATCGCCGACGGCGGCAAGGACAACGAGTACGACTTCTACCAGCACGCCGGCATCGGCGTCGCCAACCCCCGCGGCGGCAACGAGGACGAGTACGGCCCGGTGGATATCAAGAGCAATTTGCCTTGA
- the nuoH gene encoding NADH-quinone oxidoreductase subunit NuoH: MSDFLIDVVLILVKLGLIFGVLLTMAAYLVFAERRILGRMQLRHGPNRVGPFGLLQPAADAIKLLTKEDFIPAGADKVIFFIAPGLAAVTALLTFAVVPFAPPIELFGRQVPMVVCDLNVGVLYFLGLSSLAVYGVALGGWASNSKYALLGAIRSLAQLISYELSMGLAVIPVILMARSFSLTDIVLAQQGAPFLLLNPPAFLIFLISVVAESKRIPFDIPEAENEIVAGFHTEYSGMRFGLFFVGEYINMVILSSMITVFFLGGWLGPVLPPIVWFFAKVLACCFFFIWTRGTLPRLRYDQLMHFGWKVLVPLALLNVIVTGGVLLWIKG, encoded by the coding sequence GTGAGCGATTTTCTCATCGACGTGGTGCTGATCCTGGTCAAGCTCGGCCTGATCTTCGGCGTCCTGCTGACCATGGCCGCCTACCTGGTATTCGCCGAGCGCCGGATCCTCGGCCGCATGCAGCTGCGCCACGGCCCCAACCGGGTTGGCCCCTTTGGCCTGTTGCAGCCGGCCGCCGACGCCATCAAGCTGCTGACCAAGGAGGATTTTATCCCCGCTGGCGCCGACAAGGTGATCTTCTTCATCGCCCCGGGGCTGGCCGCGGTCACCGCCCTCTTAACCTTCGCCGTGGTCCCCTTCGCCCCGCCCATCGAGCTGTTCGGACGCCAGGTGCCGATGGTGGTCTGCGACCTCAACGTCGGCGTGCTCTACTTTCTCGGTCTCTCCTCGCTGGCGGTCTACGGCGTCGCCCTGGGCGGCTGGGCCTCCAACTCCAAGTACGCCCTGCTCGGCGCCATCCGCTCGCTGGCCCAGCTGATCAGCTACGAGCTCTCCATGGGCCTGGCGGTGATCCCGGTCATTCTCATGGCCCGCTCCTTCTCGCTGACCGACATCGTGCTGGCCCAGCAGGGGGCCCCGTTCCTGCTGCTCAACCCGCCGGCCTTCCTGATCTTTCTGATCAGCGTGGTGGCCGAGTCCAAGCGCATCCCCTTCGACATCCCCGAAGCGGAAAACGAGATCGTCGCCGGCTTCCACACCGAGTACTCGGGGATGCGTTTCGGCCTGTTCTTCGTCGGCGAATACATCAACATGGTCATCCTCAGCTCGATGATCACGGTGTTTTTCCTCGGCGGCTGGCTGGGGCCGGTGCTGCCGCCCATTGTCTGGTTCTTCGCCAAGGTGCTGGCCTGCTGCTTCTTCTTCATCTGGACCCGCGGCACCCTGCCGCGGCTGCGCTACGACCAGCTGATGCACTTCGGCTGGAAGGTCCTGGTCCCCCTGGCCCTGCTCAACGTCATCGTCACCGGCGGCGTACTGCTGTGGATCAAAGGCTAG